The following proteins are encoded in a genomic region of Corylus avellana chromosome ca4, CavTom2PMs-1.0:
- the LOC132179638 gene encoding alpha-L-fucosidase 2-like isoform X4: MRSPSATVGSEPWSGAASYRRLSSSTILAEDTLWTGTPSNYTNTSAPEVLSEVRKLVDDGKYAEATAEAVKLTGNPAEVYQLLGDLKLEFDASHLTFAEETYHRELDLDTATVRVKYSVGDVEFTREHFASNPNQVIVTKISGSKPGSLSFSVSLDSKLYHHSYINGKSQIIMEGSCPGKRIPPAVDANDEPKGIQFSAVLDLQISDDRGVIHILDDKQLRVEGSDWAVLLLVASSSFDGPFTKPSDSKRNPTSESLSALKPMRDLSYYDLYAHHLDDYQNLFHRVSLQLMKNLKNNKSNGSLELKKLARSVTGLYLKGSEDNMVSTAARVKSFQTDEDPSLVELLFQYGRYLLISCSRPRTQVANLQGLWNKDIQPKWDGAPHLNINLEMNYWPSLPCNLSECQEPLFDFISSLSTNGRKTAEVNYEANGWVVHHKSDIWAKSSADQGDVEWALWPMGGAWLCTHIWDHYAYTMDKDFLKVKAYPLLDGCASFLLDWLIEGRGGYLETNPSTSPEHNFVAPDGKPACVSYSSTMDMAIIREVFAAVVSAAENFDNRFWTEMKMSLLKECAWLYQGCIQQKFLEMVPLWNGQAQDFGDADVHHRHLSHLFGLFPGHTITVEKAPDLCQAAEISLYKRGEDGPGWSTTWKAALWARLDNSEHAYRMVKKLINLVDPDNEEPFEGGLYSNLFAAHPPFQIDANFGFTAAVSEMLVQSTIKDLYFLPALPRDKWANGCVKGLKARGAVTVSICWKEGDLHEVGLWSKEQNSLKRLHYRGTIVTASILSGIIYTFNAQLKCVKTCSL; encoded by the exons ATGCGCTCCCCATCGGCAACGGTCGGCTCGGAGCCATGGTCTGGGGCGGCGTCGTATCGGAGACTCTCCAGCTCAACG ATTCTTGCAGAGGACACACTCTGGACCGGGACGCCTAGTAACTATACTAACACTAGTGCTCCAGAGGTGCTATCAGAGGTCAGAAAACTTGTCGACGATGGTAAATATGCTGAAGCTACTGCAGAGGCGGTCAAGTTGACTGGAAATCCTGCTGAG GTTTACCAACTCCTTGGTGACCTAAAGCTGGAATTTGATGCTTCCCATCTTACATTTGCTGAAGAAACTTACCACAGAGAGTTAGACTTGGATACTGCAACAGTAAGAGTAAAGTATTCTGTGGGTGATGTAGAATTTACAAGGGAACACTTTGCTTCCAATCCCAATCAAGTGATTGTGACAAAGATTTCTGGAAGCAAACCAGGATCTCTATCATTCTCAGTGTCTCTAGATAGCAAGTTATACCATCATTCGTACATTAATGGGAAAAGTCAGATTATTATGGAAGGAAGCTGTCCTGGTAAAAGGATTCCCCCAGCGGTGGATGCAAATGACGAGCCAAAGGGAATTCAGTTTTCTGCAGTTCTTGATTTACAGATTAGTGATGACAGAGGTGTGATACATATTTTGGATGACAAGCAGTTGAGGGTCGAGGGTTCAGATTGGGCTGTTTTGCTTCTAGTCGCTTCATCTTCATTCGATGGACCATTCACTAAGCCTTCAGATTCTAAGAGGAATCCTACTTCAGAGTCACTCAGCGCATTGAAGCCAATGAGAGATTTGTCATACTATGATCTTTATGCACATCATTTGGATGACTATCAGAATCTCTTCCATCGTGTCTCACTGCAGCTTATGAAAAACTTGAAGAACAATAAATCCAATGGGTCTCTAGAATTGAAGAAACTTGCGCGCTCTGTAACTGGTTTATATCTTAAGGGAAGTGAAGATAACATGGTTTCAACTGCAGCAAGAGTCAAATCTTTTCAAactgatgaagatccttccttGGTGGAGCTTCTTTTCCAGTATGGTCGATATCTACTTATTTCATGTTCACGGCCTCGAACACAGGTGGCAAACCTGCAGGGATTATGGAATAAGGATATTCAGCCAAAATGGGA CGGGGCTCCTCACTTGAATATTAATCTTGAAATGAATTATTGGCCTTCCCTTCCTTGCAACCTTAGCGAGTGCCAGGAACCATTGTTTGACTTCATTTCCTCTTTGTCAACTAATGGGCGTAAAACTGCAGAA GTAAACTATGAAGCAAATGGTTGGGTTGTACATCATAAATCTGACATCTGGGCGAAATCATCGGCAGATCAAGGTGATGTTGAATGGGCATTATGGCCGATGGGCGGAGCATGGCTCTGTACCCATATATGGGATCACTACGCTTATACGATGGACAAG GATTTTCTTAAAGTCAAGGCATATCCTTTGTTGGATGGATGTGCATCATTTCTGTTGGATTGGTTGATTGAAGGCCGTGGAGGTTATCTAGAAACCAACCCTTCAACTTCTCCAGAGCATAACTTTGTTGCTCCTGACGGTAAGCCTGCTTGTGTGAGCTACTCATCAACAATGGACATGGCAATTATAAGAGAAGTTTTTGCTGCCGTTGTTTCTGCAGCTGAG AATTTTGACAACAGGTTCTGGACAGAGATGAAGATGAGCTTGTTGAAAGAGTGCGCCTGGCTTTACCAAGGCTGTATCCAACAAAAATTTCTGGAGATGGTTCCATTATGGAATGG CCAGGCACAAGATTTTGGGGACGCAGATGTGCATCATCGACATCTTTCGCATCTATTTGGCCTGTTTCCAGGGCACACAATAACTGTTGAGAAAGCTCCGGATCTCTGTCAAGCTGCAGAGATTTCTCTCTATAAacgag GAGAGGATGGTCCAGGATGGTCAACTACATGGAAAGCTGCTTTGTGGGCTCGTCTCGACAACAGTGAGCATGCATATCGGATGGTCAAGAAGTTGATCAACTTGGTGGATCCGGATAATGAGGAACCATTTGAAGGAGGTCTATACAGTAATCTATTCGCAGCACACCCTCCTTTCCAGATTGATGCCAACTTTGG TTTCACAGCAGCAGTTTCAGAAATGCTTGTCCAGAGCACCATAAAGGACCTGTATTTCCTTCCTGCTCTTCCCCGGGATAAATGGGCTAATGGTTGTGTGAAAGGATTGAAGGCGCGTGGTGCGGTAACAGTCAGCATCTGCTGGAAAGAAGGTGACCTTCATGAAGTTGGTCTTTGGTCCAAGGAACAGAATTCTCTGAAAAGATTACACTACAGAGGAACGATAGTCACAGCAAGCATATTATCTGGCATAATCTACACATTCAATGCACAGCTAAAATGTGTGAAGACTTGCTCTCTCTAA